In Drosophila subpulchrella strain 33 F10 #4 breed RU33 chromosome 3R, RU_Dsub_v1.1 Primary Assembly, whole genome shotgun sequence, the following are encoded in one genomic region:
- the LOC119563518 gene encoding sodium-independent sulfate anion transporter isoform X1 — MRWPRKHTFGLWPKNSSRRNGAATTEQSQATVATIYDPGCEEKEKYTAQNGDEYYGQVHTVDVDVASKYSKPKEAHWLVRRIFFLSWITSYDREQAFADLIAGITLGLTIIPQSIAYAALAGLSSEYGLYSAFIGSIIYVFFGTIPQVSIGPTSLMAILTLQFCADKPVQVVIVLAFLAGLVELAMGVFQLGFIVSFIPAPVTKAFTSGTAVIVVFAQIKNLLGVRMKGFPSIGDFLSNIRPTDAAMGVSCMVVLLLLRLLSQVNFKQDTAVTRRLKKILWYISISRNALVVFFTGLIVFIWVKKSSIEAVPFALSAKVSSAMPTIKLPPFAFEYQNRTYVFTDILHELGSGIVVVPIVAVLANVAIAKAFVKDGNLDASQEMLTLGLCNIAGSFFSAMPTCGAFTRSAVSQASGVRTPMAGIYTGLIVLSALSILTPYFQYIPKASLSAVLIAAVIFMIDLAPVKELWQTNKKDFFSWVGSFIICLVAGVELGLLFGIVLSMVFILLRLGNPKFEVNLKQHETAYYVHIVPQSDVYYTGVDALRNELRAACRLYQNDFPVVLDCTRFMQFDATFSEMLISVAKEMASHDVLLILQNMSLKVQQMLPVMGNVRFCQEDSQLASHLQIEKEAPLLEAKL; from the exons ATGCGTTGGCCGCGAAAGCACACGTTCGGGCTGTGGCCCAAAAATAGTAGTCGTAGGAATGGAGCAGCTACCACCGAGCAGTCCCAGGCCACAGTAGCCACCATTTACGATC CTGGTTGCGAGGAGAAGGAAAAGTACACGGCTCAGAATGGGGATGAGTACTATGGCCAGGTTCACACCGTCGACGTGGATGTGGCCAGCAAGTACTCCAAGCCCAAGGAGGCCCACTGGCTAGTGCGTCGCATCTTCTTCCTCAGCTGGATCACCAGCTACGATCGGGAGCAGGCCTTCGCGGATCTGATTGCCGGCATCACCTTGGGTCTGACCATCATACCACAGAGTATCGCCTATGCCGCTCTGGCTGGCCTCTCCTCGGAGTACGGTCTGTACTCCGCCTTCATTGGATCCATCATCTATGTGTTTTTCGGGACGATACCACAGGTATCCATTGGACCCACCAGCCTGATGGCCATTCTCACACTTCAATTCTGCGCCGATAAGCCGGTGCAGGTGGTCATCGTTCTGGCATTCCTGGCCGGCTTGGTGGAACTGGCCATGGGAGTGTTCCAGCTGGGATTCATCGTGAGCTTCATTCCCGCTCCGGTGACGAAAGCATTTACCTCAGGCACGGCGGTGATTGTGGTCTTTGCCCAGATCAAGAATCTCCTGGGGGTTCGCATGAAGGGATTTCCCTCCATTGGGGACTTTCTCAGCAACATTCGTCCCACGGACGCCGCCATGGGAGTTTCCTGTATGGTTGTCCTGCTTTTGTTGAGG CTCCTGTCGCAAGTGAATTTCAAGCAGGACACGGCAGTCACTCGCCGTTTGAAGAAGATCTTGTGGTACATCAGTATATCTCGCAATGCTCTGGTCGTCTTCTTCACCGGCCTCATAGTGTTCATCTGGGTGAAGAAGAGCTCCATTGAGGCGGTGCCCTTTGCCCTTTCCGCAAAGGTCTCCTCGGCCATGCCCACGATCAAGCTGCCGCCCTTTGCTTTTGAGTACCAGAACCGCACTTATGTATTCACGGATATCCTCCATGAGCTGGGCAGCGGAATTGTAGTAGTGCCCATTGTGGCAGTCCTAGCCAATGTGGCCATTGCCAAGGCCTTCG TTAAGGATGGCAACCTGGATGCCTCGCAGGAGATGCTGACCCTGGGCCTGTGCAATATAGCAGGTTCCTTCTTCAGTGCCATGCCCACCTGCGGAGCCTTCACCCGATCGGCGGTGAGTCAGGCCTCCGGAGTAAGGACACCCATGGCTGGCATCTACACGGGATTGATAGTGCTCTCCGCTTTGAGCATCCTGACGCCCTACTTCCAGTACATTCCAAAGGCCTCGCTGTCTGCTGTTTTAATTGCAGCGGTTATCTTTATG ATTGATTTGGCTCCGGTTAAGGAGCTTTGGCAGACCAATAAGAAGGACTTCTTCAGCTGGGTGGGCAGTTTTATCATATGTTTGGTGGCCGGTGTGGAGTTGGGTCTGCTTTTTGGCATTGTGCTAAGCATGGTGTTTATTCTACTGCGTCTTGGCAATCCCAAATTCGAAGTCAACCTAAAACAg CATGAAACCGCATACTATGTGCATATAGTGCCCCAATCGGATGTCTATTATACCGGAGTGGATGCATTGAGAAATGAACTAAGAGCAGCCTGCCGACTGTATCAGAATGATTTCCCAGTGGTTCTCGATTGCACTCGCTTCATGCAGTTCGATGCCACGTTCAGTGAAATGCTTATCTCAGTGGCCAAGGAGATGGCCAGCCACGATGTCCTACTAATCCTGCAGAACATGAGCCTTAAAGTGCAGCAAATGCTTCCGGTGATGGGAAATGTGCGCTTCTGCCAGGAGGACAGCCAGCTGGCGAGTCATTTGCAGATTGAAAAAGAAGCCCCCCTTCTAGAGGCCAAGCTGTAA
- the LOC119563518 gene encoding sodium-independent sulfate anion transporter isoform X2 → MSIVKKLSFDAGCEEKEKYTAQNGDEYYGQVHTVDVDVASKYSKPKEAHWLVRRIFFLSWITSYDREQAFADLIAGITLGLTIIPQSIAYAALAGLSSEYGLYSAFIGSIIYVFFGTIPQVSIGPTSLMAILTLQFCADKPVQVVIVLAFLAGLVELAMGVFQLGFIVSFIPAPVTKAFTSGTAVIVVFAQIKNLLGVRMKGFPSIGDFLSNIRPTDAAMGVSCMVVLLLLRLLSQVNFKQDTAVTRRLKKILWYISISRNALVVFFTGLIVFIWVKKSSIEAVPFALSAKVSSAMPTIKLPPFAFEYQNRTYVFTDILHELGSGIVVVPIVAVLANVAIAKAFVKDGNLDASQEMLTLGLCNIAGSFFSAMPTCGAFTRSAVSQASGVRTPMAGIYTGLIVLSALSILTPYFQYIPKASLSAVLIAAVIFMIDLAPVKELWQTNKKDFFSWVGSFIICLVAGVELGLLFGIVLSMVFILLRLGNPKFEVNLKQHETAYYVHIVPQSDVYYTGVDALRNELRAACRLYQNDFPVVLDCTRFMQFDATFSEMLISVAKEMASHDVLLILQNMSLKVQQMLPVMGNVRFCQEDSQLASHLQIEKEAPLLEAKL, encoded by the exons CTGGTTGCGAGGAGAAGGAAAAGTACACGGCTCAGAATGGGGATGAGTACTATGGCCAGGTTCACACCGTCGACGTGGATGTGGCCAGCAAGTACTCCAAGCCCAAGGAGGCCCACTGGCTAGTGCGTCGCATCTTCTTCCTCAGCTGGATCACCAGCTACGATCGGGAGCAGGCCTTCGCGGATCTGATTGCCGGCATCACCTTGGGTCTGACCATCATACCACAGAGTATCGCCTATGCCGCTCTGGCTGGCCTCTCCTCGGAGTACGGTCTGTACTCCGCCTTCATTGGATCCATCATCTATGTGTTTTTCGGGACGATACCACAGGTATCCATTGGACCCACCAGCCTGATGGCCATTCTCACACTTCAATTCTGCGCCGATAAGCCGGTGCAGGTGGTCATCGTTCTGGCATTCCTGGCCGGCTTGGTGGAACTGGCCATGGGAGTGTTCCAGCTGGGATTCATCGTGAGCTTCATTCCCGCTCCGGTGACGAAAGCATTTACCTCAGGCACGGCGGTGATTGTGGTCTTTGCCCAGATCAAGAATCTCCTGGGGGTTCGCATGAAGGGATTTCCCTCCATTGGGGACTTTCTCAGCAACATTCGTCCCACGGACGCCGCCATGGGAGTTTCCTGTATGGTTGTCCTGCTTTTGTTGAGG CTCCTGTCGCAAGTGAATTTCAAGCAGGACACGGCAGTCACTCGCCGTTTGAAGAAGATCTTGTGGTACATCAGTATATCTCGCAATGCTCTGGTCGTCTTCTTCACCGGCCTCATAGTGTTCATCTGGGTGAAGAAGAGCTCCATTGAGGCGGTGCCCTTTGCCCTTTCCGCAAAGGTCTCCTCGGCCATGCCCACGATCAAGCTGCCGCCCTTTGCTTTTGAGTACCAGAACCGCACTTATGTATTCACGGATATCCTCCATGAGCTGGGCAGCGGAATTGTAGTAGTGCCCATTGTGGCAGTCCTAGCCAATGTGGCCATTGCCAAGGCCTTCG TTAAGGATGGCAACCTGGATGCCTCGCAGGAGATGCTGACCCTGGGCCTGTGCAATATAGCAGGTTCCTTCTTCAGTGCCATGCCCACCTGCGGAGCCTTCACCCGATCGGCGGTGAGTCAGGCCTCCGGAGTAAGGACACCCATGGCTGGCATCTACACGGGATTGATAGTGCTCTCCGCTTTGAGCATCCTGACGCCCTACTTCCAGTACATTCCAAAGGCCTCGCTGTCTGCTGTTTTAATTGCAGCGGTTATCTTTATG ATTGATTTGGCTCCGGTTAAGGAGCTTTGGCAGACCAATAAGAAGGACTTCTTCAGCTGGGTGGGCAGTTTTATCATATGTTTGGTGGCCGGTGTGGAGTTGGGTCTGCTTTTTGGCATTGTGCTAAGCATGGTGTTTATTCTACTGCGTCTTGGCAATCCCAAATTCGAAGTCAACCTAAAACAg CATGAAACCGCATACTATGTGCATATAGTGCCCCAATCGGATGTCTATTATACCGGAGTGGATGCATTGAGAAATGAACTAAGAGCAGCCTGCCGACTGTATCAGAATGATTTCCCAGTGGTTCTCGATTGCACTCGCTTCATGCAGTTCGATGCCACGTTCAGTGAAATGCTTATCTCAGTGGCCAAGGAGATGGCCAGCCACGATGTCCTACTAATCCTGCAGAACATGAGCCTTAAAGTGCAGCAAATGCTTCCGGTGATGGGAAATGTGCGCTTCTGCCAGGAGGACAGCCAGCTGGCGAGTCATTTGCAGATTGAAAAAGAAGCCCCCCTTCTAGAGGCCAAGCTGTAA